A region of Haliotis asinina isolate JCU_RB_2024 chromosome 7, JCU_Hal_asi_v2, whole genome shotgun sequence DNA encodes the following proteins:
- the LOC137291510 gene encoding uncharacterized protein, which yields MTETTHRKSSQMGKEDVLQNGFQGYKEGYETLSQNKWMLKLRHILQTTVFPLLLTLTTPNFVIILWYTAVHSDGSYSKMADVFKGRTILGGLMYMWGQVRPYSTSITAILVVYSIYALVTMKLIPGKTVYGPLTPKGNVPVYKDNGFTFFILTMVLFVVITAFLKQLGMTPTIIYDQFDTVLSTLNIFSLLFCLFLYVKGIVSPSSTDCGATGNFIFDYYWGTELYPRIFGYDIKVFTNCRFGLMVWALLVSIFALKSYELHGFVDSMFVCCTLQLVYLAKFFWWEAGYMRTIDIMLDRAGYYICWGCLVFVPGFYTSVSLYLVKQPVILGPWLTTLFLTCGILSIYVNYDADNQKQAVRGADGNCLIWGRKAEVIRAKYHLESGEERESILLASGWWGFSRHFHYIPEILLAFFWSVPALFVNIMPFSYTIFLIVLLTHRSYRDEAKCCKKYGTFWVEYCKRVPHKIVPYLF from the exons ATG ACTGAGACTACACACCGGAAGTCAAGCCAAATGGGCAAAGAAGATGTACTTCAGAACGGTTTCCAAGGATACAAGGAGGGATATGAAACACTATCTCAGAATAAGTGGATGCTCAAGCTTCGCCATATTTTACAGACAACAGTCTTCCCCCTATTGCTGACACTCACCACACCGAACTTCGTCATCATCTTGTGGTACACCGCGGTTCACAGTGATGGTAGTTACAGCAAGATGGCTGACGTTTTCAAGGGCAGAACCATCTTAGGAGGTCTTATGTACATGTGGGGTCAGGTTCGACCTTACAGTACGTCGATAACTGCAATACTTGTAGTATACAGTATatatgctctcgtcacgatgaaACTTATCCCCGGCAAGACCGTATACGGACCTCTAACCCCTAAGGGCAATGTTCCTGTATATAAGGATAACGGTTTCACGTTTTTCATCCTGACTATGGTGCTATTTGTTGTGATTACTGCATTCCTGAAACAACTAGGTATGACCCCAACAATAATATATGACCAGTTCGACACTGTGCTTTCAACCCTGAATATTTTCAGCCTTCTATTTTGTTTATTCCTATACGTGAAGGGCATAGTGTCTCCCTCCTCGACCGACTGTGGAGCAACAGGCAATTTTATTTTTGACTATTACTGGGGAACGGAACTATATCCAAGAATCTTTGGCTATGACATTAAGGTTTTTACCAACTGTCGATTCGGTTTAATGGTCTGGGCTCTTTTGGTTTCGATTTTTGCCCTTAAAAGCTACGAGCTGCATGGATTTGTTGacagcatgtttgtttgttgcacaCTCCAACTCGTGTATTTGGCCAAGTTCTTCTGGTGGGAAGCGGGATATATGAGAACCATTGATATCATGCTTGATCGTGCTGGTTATTACATTTGCTGGGGCTGCCTAGTCTTTGTGCCAGGGTTCTACACGTCCGTGAGTCTTTACCTCGTCAAACAGCCTGTTATTCTCGGACCATGGCTGACCACGCTGTTCCTCACATGCGGCATCCTCTCCATCTACGTCAACTACGATGCCGACAACCAGAAACAGGCAGTAAGGGGCGCTGACGGTAACTGTCTCATCTGGGGACGCAAGGCTGAGGTGATTCGAGCAAAGTATCATCTTGAGAGTGGAGAAGAACGCGAGAGCATCCTTCTTGCATCTGGCTGGTGGGGCTTTTCTAGACACTTTCATTACATCCCGGAGATACTCCTGGCCTTCTTCTGGTCAGTACCCGCCCTCTTCGTCAATATAATGCCCTTCTCGTACACCATCTTTCTCATCGTATTGCTGACACATCGCAGCTACCGAGATGAGGCCAAGTGCTGCAAGAAGTACGGCACCTTTTGGGTGGAATACTGCAAGAGGGTGCCCCACAAAATTGTCCCGTACCTCTTTTAG